From the Helicoverpa armigera isolate CAAS_96S chromosome 16, ASM3070526v1, whole genome shotgun sequence genome, one window contains:
- the LOC110380893 gene encoding probable methylmalonate-semialdehyde/malonate-semialdehyde dehydrogenase [acylating], mitochondrial — translation MASAMLKLLKAESQLLLHRSYSSSVPTTKLFIDGQFVESKTNNWIDLTNPANNEVIGRVPEATQDELNAALESAKKAYKSWSQSTIMTRQQLMFRFARLLREKTCDLANKITEEQGKTLADAEGDVFRGIQSVEQACSITTLQLGDSIQNIAKDMDTHSYKVPLGVVGGVAAFNFPVMIPLWMFPPALATGNTCIIKPSEQDPGATLMMMELLNEAGAPPGVVNVVHGTRDPVNFICDHPDIKAVSFVGGDAAGKHIYSRASANGKRVQSNMGAKNHGVIMPDANKEHTLNQLAGAAFGAAGQRCMALSVAVFVGQSKEWIPDLVERAKGLKVNAGHVPDTDVGPLISVKAKERVIRLVESGVKEGAKLVLDGRGVKVPGFEKGNFVGPTILTDVKPNMECYKEEIFGPVLVCLCVDTLDEAIQLVNANPYGNGTAIFTTNGASARKYTNEIDVGQVGVNVPIPVPLSMFSFTGSRGSFLGTNHFCGKQGIDFFTELKTVVSLWRQSDVSHAKAAVSMPTQH, via the exons ATGGCCTCTGCAATGCTGAAGTTATTGAAAGCTGAA TCTCAGCTGCTACTGCATAGGAGTTACAGTAGCTCAGTTCCCACCACAAAGCTCTTCATCGACGGACAGTTTGTGGAGTCCAAGACAAACAACTGGATTGATCTTACCAACCCAGCTAACAATGAGGTCATTGGCAG gGTACCAGAGGCAACTCAGGACGAATTAAACGCTGCATTGGAGTCGGCCAAGAAGGCGTACAAATCATGGAGTCAGAGCACCATCATGACCAGGCAACAGCTTATGTTCAG ATTCGCCCGTCTGTTAAGAGAGAAGACGTGCGATTTAGCCAACAAGATCACAGAGGAGCAGGGCAAGACACTCGCCGACGCTGAAGGCGATGTTTTCAGAGGCATTC AGTCAGTAGAGCAGGCCTGCAGTATTACAACTCTTCAGTTGGGCGACTCCATCCAAAACATCGCAAAGGACATGGACACACACAGCTACAAAGTGCCATTGGGCGTTGTCGGAG gCGTGGCTGCATTCAACTTCCCGGTAATGATTCCCCTATGGATGTTCCCGCCTGCATTGGCTACCGGTAACACCTGCATCATCAAGCCTTCGGAGCAGGATCCTGGAGCGACCCTCATGATGATGGAGCTGCTCAACGAGGCTGGAGCACCGCCCGGCGTTGTTAAT GTTGTTCACGGTACTCGGGACCCAGTGAACTTCATTTGCGATCACCCTGACATTAAGGCTGTGTCCTTCGTCGGAGGTGATGCGGCTGGCAAACATATCTACAGCAGGGCGTCGGCTAACG gcaagcgcgtCCAAAGCAACATGGGCGCGAAGAACCACGGCGTGATAATGCCGGACGCCAACAAGGAGCACACGCTCAACCAGCTCGCCGGCGCCGCCTTCGGGGCCGCGGGGCAGCGCTGCATGGCGCTCAGCGTCGCGGTGTTTGTCG GTCAGTCAAAGGAATGGATCCCCGATCTAGTAGAGCGCGCCAAGGGACTCAAAGTGAACGCCGGCCACGTACCCGACACTGATGTAGGACCACTCATCTCCGTCAAGGCTAAAGAAAGAGTCATCCGACTTGTGGAAtcag GTGTAAAGGAGGGAGCTAAGTTAGTGCTTGACGGCCGTGGAGTCAAGGTCCCAGGCTTCGAAAAGGGTAACTTTGTCGGACCAACCATCCTTACCGACGTCAAACCCAACATGGAATGCTACAAGGAAGAAATCTTCGGACCCGTGCTCGTGTGCTTATGTGTTGATACCTTAGATGAAGCTATCCAATTGGTGAATGCAAACCCCTACGGCAATGGAACAGCCATCTTCACAACCAACGGAGCGTCCGCCAGGAAGTACACCAACGAAATCGATGTTGGACAAGTCGGTGTAAATGTTCCAATCCCTGTTCCCCTCTCCATGTTCTCTTTCACCGGATCCCGAGGCAGTTTCTTAGGTACCAACCACTTCTGCGGCAAACAAGGCATTGACTTCTTCACAGAATTGAAAACAGTTGTCTCTCTATGGAGACAGAGCGACGTATCTCACGCAAAGGCTGCCGTATCTATGCCAACACAACACTAA